The following coding sequences lie in one Micromonospora sp. R77 genomic window:
- a CDS encoding glycosyltransferase family 4 protein encodes MSPDADVIDIHPARHQRVLILSWEYPPVLVGGLGRHVHALSVALAAAGHEVTVVTRHAEGAPLEEYADGVRVLRAPEDPVTFPLATGSLLAWTMAFNHTLTRTALRAAESGPYDVIHAHDWLVAHTAVTLAEHLSRPLVTTIHATEAGRHQGWLPEEMNRTIHGVEHWLSNASARVIACSGYMRDQVTRLFDVPAGRIDVVPNGVDDRAWHARPQAVAAARARFAADGPLVGYAGRLVYEKGVQHLVHAVPYLRGRHPGLRVVIAGDGPYREELVAEARRLHLGDTVRFAGFLDATRLPAVLAATDATVIPSLYEPFGMIALEAAAAGAPLAVASTGGLAEIVEPGVTGVTFPHSDPDALAGAVGRLLGDEVFARRVARRARTMVAERYGWATIAARTATSYATARREHGTFQARRAAALLAGGRPRIDIPDGNLLIGQGAAC; translated from the coding sequence ATGTCACCGGACGCCGACGTGATCGACATCCACCCCGCCCGGCACCAGCGGGTGCTGATCCTCTCCTGGGAATACCCGCCCGTGCTCGTCGGTGGACTCGGCCGGCACGTGCACGCCCTCTCCGTCGCGCTGGCCGCCGCCGGGCACGAGGTCACCGTCGTCACCCGGCACGCCGAGGGCGCACCCCTGGAGGAGTACGCCGACGGCGTCCGGGTCCTGCGCGCCCCCGAGGACCCGGTCACCTTCCCGCTCGCCACCGGTTCCCTGCTCGCCTGGACCATGGCGTTCAACCACACCCTCACCCGCACCGCCCTGCGCGCCGCCGAGTCCGGCCCGTACGACGTGATCCACGCCCACGACTGGCTCGTCGCGCACACCGCCGTCACCCTCGCCGAGCACCTCTCCCGGCCGCTGGTCACCACCATCCACGCCACCGAGGCGGGCCGGCACCAGGGCTGGCTGCCCGAGGAGATGAACCGGACCATCCACGGCGTCGAACACTGGTTGAGCAACGCCTCCGCCCGGGTGATCGCCTGCTCCGGCTACATGCGGGACCAGGTGACGCGGCTGTTCGACGTACCGGCGGGGCGGATCGACGTGGTGCCCAACGGGGTCGACGACCGGGCCTGGCACGCCCGCCCGCAGGCGGTCGCCGCCGCCCGCGCCCGCTTCGCCGCCGACGGCCCACTGGTCGGGTACGCCGGCCGGCTGGTCTACGAGAAGGGCGTGCAGCACCTGGTGCACGCGGTGCCGTACCTGCGCGGCCGGCACCCGGGGCTGCGGGTGGTGATCGCGGGCGACGGGCCGTACCGGGAGGAACTGGTCGCCGAGGCCCGGCGGCTGCACCTGGGCGACACGGTCCGCTTCGCCGGCTTCCTGGACGCGACCCGGCTGCCCGCGGTGCTCGCCGCCACCGACGCGACCGTGATCCCCAGCCTCTACGAGCCGTTCGGCATGATCGCCCTGGAGGCGGCGGCCGCCGGCGCGCCGCTGGCGGTGGCGAGCACCGGCGGGCTGGCCGAGATCGTCGAGCCCGGCGTCACCGGGGTCACCTTCCCGCACAGCGACCCGGACGCGCTCGCCGGCGCGGTCGGCCGGCTCCTCGGCGACGAGGTCTTCGCCCGCCGGGTGGCCCGCCGGGCCCGCACCATGGTCGCCGAGCGGTACGGCTGGGCCACCATCGCCGCCCGGACCGCGACCAGCTATGCCACCGCCCGGCGGGAGCACGGCACCTTCCAGGCCCGGCGGGCGGCCGCCCTGCTGGCCGGCGGGCGACCCCGGATCGACATCCCGGACGGAAACCTGCTGATCGGCCAGGGGGCCGCCTGTTGA